The genomic window CATCAAGGCAGGGGCGAAACAtctacctgcagctgagtttcatcatcggacgtcgaggcagaataccaAGTTCttcccgtatcacctcgacgtccgtcgttccacaactgagcgttttttaagacaatttttgccgcgcaccaccactatgtggaaccagttacccactgaagtatttcagaaccaattcgacttaggctccttcaagaacagagtgtaccaattcttaaaaggccggtaactcACTCGCgtgccctctggcattgagtgtccgtGGGtggggcggtatcacttaacatcagctgaGTCCCCtgcaacataataaaaataaaacaattatgtaGGTATGGTTCTAGTAACTTTGACTTCGTAACCATGACGCTCGCTATTACCTCTAGTAAGTATTAGTTAGAAAATTCTATAAAAGACAAATTAATGTATTTGAAACCTTTGCCTAAAGTTCGCCAACGTTCACATGACACATCTCTTACTCTTTCTAAGATTACGTATTGGAAGAGGACAGCACTTCTTttcaacaataatttattgttatcaaATTAGCCTTTAATACGTGTTTGCATGTTGCAAAGTCATAATATCAGATACCCAAACAATGTGGCAGTATTTAATACTCTATTTTGGAAACGGTTATAGTTTAATTGTtccatacaaataatttattttattataatgataataaaataaattatttgtatgttaaTAATGATTAAGTCAGCTGATGAAAGAGAAATTTGCTCATTTTCTCTTAGTAGTAATATTCTAgttaattagaaataataaatttaaaggaagTGTAGATAATTCAGTTTAGCTACAAGTGGTAACGCTGGGAATCGAATCCAGGAATACGTCAAAAGCGCTGGCAAAACGCAAAAGTGTTTGGCACTGAGCGGTTTTGAAGATTCATGGCTGTTCAAATTTTAAGCAGGTTAAATTAGCTAGTTAtcaatgttaatattattacagcTATTAACaagttatatgtatattaagtatatcatatatatatatttatttatgtaaatttcttAGACATTGTATGtcgattaaatttattttatcttctatattatttatttatcaatgtatgtatgttgtgTCAATAATAGGATAgtgttgttaattatttaaataaaacttctttgcAAAACTCTTCTTTAATGCTATAGATTTTCTTACTCCTTCATAAAGACAATATGACCATcagcacaatttttttaaattttgatacagTTCTTAATGACCCAATCTTGAATGGCGATCGCAGTTTAGTAAATGGAGttgagtttaatttttaactgtgTTTAGgctgatttaaatgaataagacggtttatttttttatttaatttttttagtatgtactacttacaacaaattttcttttatctaaagaaacattttttatatatccattataaaaatctaaagcAGTGATCTCTCTTTTGCCTAAAATCCTAAGTGATTTAaagtatacatatttattatctttacataatattcgtattGCATCtgtgtttttacaatattctagAGATCCAATTGGTTTTTTTTCATACTCTGTTTGGTTTTGAATAAGGAAGGCATTGAATAACTTCATCGGTTTGCccttaaatgttgtttttagtGGATGTAGGCCATATGTGGCTCTATATAGGTTGTAGACCTGAGTTGCTGTCATCTCTGACCATTTTACTTCACTTATActtttgttgatttttttggctaaaaataaaaatatataatagaacaGGCTTTGGACAGGAATTTGAAAAGAATATGTTACTTTGGGGAGATTTCTGagacaatttttattgtttattgcatGTATAAGTATTGAACAATGTTTCTTATGAAGATAATTCAGTGAAGTAAAAAGTATACACATATTCAGTATGGCAATATTTTCTAAAGATATAAGGGATGTGTGTACACATTTCTGTCTGTTCTGTCTGGTGCAAACTCCAGGAACATGGTATACAaatagatatacaaaaaataattattaaaatgttaatttgaattaaaagcAATGCTTGTAGTTACCATAAGTAACACCTTCACTGCATTGTGGATGCAGATTATTTAGACTATCTGGCAATGTTCTTAAGCAATCTACTAGCATCTCAGCTCCAATATCAGAAAGCTGCTGTGTTAGATCtggtaataatatatcttCAGGTACTGGAACAGTTTTTTGATCTATTATCTCACCTGAAATATAATTGTTctcttaaaaatgtatataagatcactacaaaatattaaagttgGCTTGActgtatacatacatttttgaagGTTTAAAGTTTCAGTGGCGAAAAAATCTCCTTAATCTTAGTTCCAACTGATTTCTAATGGAAGAACAATAAGTAACTACATATAACTAAACCAAGGGCTACTTATTGCAAAATTCAGGGGACcaataaaaagatataacCTACCAAGCTTTATACAGGACAGTcattaaaaaacacaaatatgtGTAGGAAATACAAGCTTATAATATTTGGTACTTACCTACATCAAATTTATCAgctttaattttcattaaagatACACCTGCAACTTCATCTCCATGTAATAGTGTGTGAATAATTGGTGCAGCACCTCTCCATCTTGGTAATAAACTAGGATGTACATTCACCATGCCTCTGaaatttatttccttaatGTTAACCTCCAATACAAATTGgttgtgtaatttaatatattcaagagccataattgtttaaacaaaacatCCTTGGTAACTTACAATGGAAATTTGTCAAGAACATCCTTCTTGATTAAATGTCCAAAGGCCACTATTAAACCAATATCATATTCAGCTTCATGGATGTTAAGGTTGGGCCAGGTCAGTACTCTTATATCTTCTTTTTCAGCAAACTTCTCAATAATACTCTTATTTTTTGAGCTATTAGCCGTAACTAGATCTAACCGTTTGATTATCGTTTCACTTTTTCTGTAAaagatttgtatattttaatatttaatgtcataaattttctaaaaatcagGCTAGTTTACCTTaccttaaataattaattttacgtaaGCTATTAAGTCCAATGACGTCGGAACCGAAAAACAATACATTGTAAGGCGCTCTGATACAAAATTTTCGTAATTGCGtacatttttctttgaaaaatagAGATTTTGTTTTCTGTAAAGTAAGGTTAGCtattttaattgtcatttttattaaatggtCACAAACGTCAGTTTTTGACATATACGTGCTGCTGCCAACATAAGGCGATAATGTAGGTAATTTGTGTTTCCACAGAGTTTATACCCAGGTTCTCCTTTCCCGTGTCaagtttgtatgtatgtatagttGATAAACTACTTAAGTGATTTCACATGCTCCTTTAAGTCAGACACCACTACTAGTGACGAAAGCCTTGTGGCACTGAAAAGGGTTTCAGTATTGGAAGGCCATTTGGAaccttaatttattaatctgGAGTATATTCGTACTTTTGAGATAGGTATATTAgtaattgaatattaatatattgtactAATTGAAAAGCTATTAAATGGATGGACATTATATGGATACAAGGCCATTAAAAATTCCCAAGACATTCCAAccgtttaattatttcaaacaaattaTAGTCTTCGTTGTACCAAGCATTTGAACTGTATATCTTAGGAAGTCTGTACATTTACATTATTGATGTCTTTAGTTTTAACTATTTTGCGTTTAATAGAacgcttaaaaatattacaaagatTATAAATCATTAACTCTTGAAACAAATCGAGCATGTACGAAATgagttaaaactattttcacttcgttttattatcatagaatTGAAAGTCTTTTTGCATTTTGAGGTATGGAATAGAGGGTAATGGAACAAAAACCAGTTTAAAGATTAACTTTATTGTTCAGTGTTCAGACACCTaatgtattacaatatttgGGAAAAATAGTCTCTTACATTGAAAATTGAATTCTTTGATCTAACAATTTGAACAACCATATTCTAAAtagtatacaatataaaaatataattaacatatacatacatctacaaatacatataacaagTACCTAATTACAGTGTATCTACTTAACAAAGCCCATTGTAAAgcagcatttttttttctaagtaCAACGTATTTATaccacattaaaatttttgacaTCCATATAAGCTGGATGAATAacaatcagtggcgctaccactgttttaggtctgggcctcagatttctgtatgtgtttcgagatcatttgtcaatctaataggcaagtaggtaatcagcctgacacacgccatcgactttttgggtctaaggcaagccagttccctcacgttgttttccttcaccgttcgagcgaatgttaaatgcgcacatagaaatgaagaccattggtgcacagctggggatctaacatacgacctcaaggatgaaagtcgcacgcttaagccacttgaccaacactgctctaaagcTGGAAGAATAGACTATCataatatattgataataaaatttattttgaacaatTTAGTTCCGTTTTTAAaacgatatatataatataacttaattGTAAGATAAAAATCGTGACCTTGATTGAGTATTTTTATCATGAGTTACACTATACATTATATACTTTGCCTTTCCCTGTATGTTGGGCAAAACATATATGGATAAAATAGTAGAAGATCTGATCCCATAACATGTTGTCTCTAGATTATAAATATCAAGTGCAGATAAAGAAATTGCTACAAATATCGATCAGTAGCAACATCAacatttctataattttaatctGGCATCTAGAGTACGGAAACATTCTAATTCAGGATATGTAGTAActttattattgtgttaatTAACACGAACTTTTATTCGAAATACGACTGAAACTTCTCGCTCTTGAAAACTGCGGCTTGGTGTACCAAGAGGGAGGGCTCACTACGCCTGCTTCAATGCTTTTCATACTCACACCTCCTTCAGATTTTAGTGAATCTTGCCTCTTCGATACTTTGGATGATACCGTTTTAATGTGATCGCCATTAGCATCATTATGATATGGAATGTCTTTCATCTCGATTACTTCTACATCTGTGTCGCTCAAATCTCTGCTAATTCTGTTCACCTTGGTCGTTTCCATGGAGTAGGCAACACTCTTAAATGTCCCCGTCATTCTTCgtgatttatctttaaaaagcaTCTTCTGTAGCTCCTTCCGAAATTTGGGATGAgtgatgatataaataaatgggtCAATACATGCTGCAGTTTTGCAGAACAGCGCCGGTATCATGGATACACCCGGAGTTAAGACGTCTTTCTGACCAAATATACCAAGCAGCGTTACTATTGCATATGGTGTCCAAGATATAAAGAAGAGAGCTATAACCGCTATGACTAGACCTGCTAATTTAATTTCCGCCTTCCGTTTGGTTTGTTCCTTAACATGTCTCGAAGACATCTTCTCTTCTTGATTCTTGTTATTCATATTTCTGGTTCCAACAACGATACGCAGGATCCTAGTGTAGCAAAAGCAGATGATGCAAAGGGGGAAGAACCAGGCAGCGCAGAAGAATACAAAGATGAAGTAGCGTGGGGGCAGTTCATCTGTGAGATAATCGAAGCTGCAGCTGGTGAGGAAGCCTTCTGGAACGTAGTGGCCGTAACCGATATCTAAAGCTGGGATTATTGAGAAAATGGCTGCGTAGATCCAGGCGCCTATTGCGAAAAGGCGGGCTCGAATGGCAGTGAGGGCTCGAAGGGGCTGTAAGGGGTAGACAACAGCCCAGTATCGGTCCAGAGCAATCGCTGTCAGAGTAGCAATTGATGTTGTTCCGCTTAAACCTCCAACGAAACCGTAGAACACGCAACCTGTAATAATTAAggttttaaaaaagttataatgcTGTATTTAGAGATGGCGCTTCCGAATTCTTCTAGTAAGTATAAAGCTGGATTAATtggtcttaaataaaaaacactttaaaaaaaaatcaatcgaTCTATGATTAATGACATATAGAATGATAGTACTGATTCCGGATTGAAATTTGATGACAcgtgaaattttaaataaagcaagattttattttacagataaCTCAAAGCTGAagttttagaataaaattgtAGTTGAAACTgctaatatattaacaaacttaagttataattaagtaaCTAGAATCTcgactaatttattaaagtcttCTAGGGAAATGCATTAGACTTTGCAGACGTGATAGCGTATACGTTGCAAGAACATTACTTAGACATTAGTAATTTATCGTTTCTAAGTaggatatttaattaaaatacttatttaactTAAAGCACATTAGTTATTTTTGACTGCCTTAAGGCTAAATTACATATAACTGACTGACTGAAACACAGAGTGCTGGATTCGATTGCTGGCCAAACAATAGTTTGTAAGCGCAGAAGACTACTGtatcaattaaataagtattatacAGGAACGTGTCCTGCTCCATACCAAAAAACATCTTAACATCATATAGATTAccatttaaacattaattatacatatcgTTATGTAACTTCAAGATGTGAAGTACttgtagattattattatcatagactTTTAGTCTATGATAACTGTCGGCTCGAAAAATGAAAGCTTTTATTCTGTGAAATAGCATTGTTATTCTGTGTCAAGATTAAAAAAGTGCTCACTCAGTAACGCGAGCACGGAAACGTcagaattgttatttaaaattaaaaataattggagCATTTGTAATACTTTTATAGGAATCGCTGATATATTATCATGCATATAATGATTATTCTGTGCATGTTATGCCAACTTATTACCTGTTTTTCCCAACGCTGGTCCGAGATTGAatgagttaaaaataaatattggtgtTTTTGCCAGCATTATGAAGTCACTGAGGGCCAGGTTGGCTACCAAAATATTTCCTGGGGTGCGGAGAGATCGGcatctacaaataaaaaattcgtTAAACCCAGATTATGAAGTGTGTAGCGGCGAAGACAAAGAGAAGTAGGCCGAGGGGCAAGTGGAATGCGGcgtaaaaataatggaaacaccACTCACCTAAAGTCCACAGTCTCTTCACCTGTCTTCGTGAGAGAAGACcacaaataaatctatatgcACTATAAGCGGAAGAAGCGTAAGCGCAAGCGAAAGCACACGCGTGAGCTCGCGGCGGCGGGTGAATCTTCTCTGCGGCGCGGGAGCATGTAGAATACGGTCCCCTCCTTCTACACTTTAATACCGCAAAAGAGAAAGAGTGGTGTTTAGGAAATGGGTGCGGTAAGGATGGAGAATGTGATCAGAGAGGACTAAAGGTAACTGGATGGCGTGAACATTGCCCCCGGCCTAAAAAACCCTTAGGTTTTTTATAAAgagataatttgtaaattaaagaaagaaattataagatgtaataaaaatattaatgcgaATGTAAAGCGAATTTATAAAGCGGTTTTGTGATGCGGTTTCTAAAGCGGTTTGTTAAGCGGACTGTAAAACGGTTTTATTGAGCGGTTTCTAATGCGGTTTATAAAGCGGTTTTGTAAAGCAGATTTACTGATTTGGTAATGGGCATAAACGCACAACAGGCCTTTTATAAACTCCTGTTGCggtttttactaaaactacTCTACAAACTCCATCCTTTCCTGGATAGATTTCCATCACCTTTCCTAAAGGCCAAGAAAGTGGAGAAACATTATCTGTTACAATTACTACGATTGTACCTATTGTAACAGGATTGGCCTGTGTATTCCATTTTGTCCTGGACTGTAGCAAATGAAGATATTCTACCTTCCATCGGTTACTAAATGATTGTACCATACCATCCAGCAACGCAAATCGTTTTAAAAGTGAAAGTGGttcatcatttatttttatctttgcgGGTAGAAACTTTAATGGTGATGACATCAAGAAGTGAGCTGGAGTCAGTGCTGTGAGCTCAGAAGGATCTTCACTTAAAAGTGTAAGTGGTCGAGAATTGATTACAGATTCAATTTGGGTAAGAACAGTTAACATTTCTTCGTACGTGAGTAACTGCTCACCCACTACACGACGCAAATGGTTCTTAAAAGCCTTAACAAAAATTTCGAAGCAGCCACCAAAATGAGGACTTCGAGGAGGATTGAATTTCCACTGAATACGATTATTTGAAAGCTCAGTTGCAAATGTTTCACGAAATTCATTCGAATTTGTAAGTGTAAATATATCTGATAATGCATTTTTAGCTCCAACAAAATTCTTTGCGTTATCTGAATAAAGAACAGAAACCGAACCACGACGCGCAATAAATCGTTTGAATGCAGAAAGAAATGAACTAGTACTAAGGTCTGTTGTAAGCTCAACATGCACGGCTCGAACCaccatacaaacaaaaatacaaagataAGCTTTCATAGAGCGGACTCCACGTTTTCGATAAGGAATAATTGAAATAGGACCAGCATAGTCTACAGCTGTATGAACGAAAGCATTAGATTCGTTTACACGATAGTCGGGTAAGTCACCCATGAGCGGTATCGTAGGTTGAGGATTTGCTTTGAAacaaaagttacatttatgtataattgATCGCACTATGCTGCGGCAAGATAGTATCCAAAAACGTTGTCGGAGTATCGCCATTAAAGTAACTGGACCAACGTGACAGTTATGATTATGATAATAGGAAATAATTAACTCAATTATCCTATCCTTTTGCGGTAACAAAATAGGATGCTGGTGATCATACTGAAGATTGGCATTTTTTAGTCTACCACCAACCCTTATCAACCCATCAGAATCTAGAAAAGGACATAATCTTTGAATAGAACGTGAGCAGCGACCACTAGTTTTAATGTTATGGATAACATCAGAGAAGTATACTTTTtgtaaaaccttaaaaatctgtatttcagcaaaattaatatcatcagCAGAGATACTAGTAGATCTAGGAAGTCTTTTCAGAAAACGGTATATCCATACCACTGTACGGAGAAACAATAACCATGAAGAAACTCGATGAGACAGTTCTAAAATTGGGTTTGGATCACTCCACACAGTAGCGGGAATAGAaactatttttctttcttcttctacATCAACAGCTGTTTCAGAGTTAACAGAAGTGATTGGCCACTCAGATGATTCCAATTCTAACCATTTTGGGCCAGTGAACCAAATAGAATTATTCACAAATGCAGTGGGTGACATACCGCGAGATAGACAATCACTAGGATTTTGATCACCCGCAACATGATGAAATTTTTCAGGTCGAATATGAGaaactatttttgtaatgCGCGTAGCAATAAAGGTCTTAAATCGGTGCGGAGATGCGGAAATCCAATGTAGTGCAACCATTGAATCagtgaaacaaaaaatgtcattAATGACGTGACGTTTCTTGTAAGTATCTATTACCCGCTGAGCTAGCTTAGCCATGAGTAAACATGCGCAAAGTTCTAGTCTTGCAACGGAAATGGTTTTAAGCGGAGCAACTTTCGACTTAGCACATACTAAGCGAATTATAGGCGGAGAGTTTAAAGGtttatttgtctttaaataaaCAGTAGTGCCATAGGCTTTTTCACTGGCATCCGCAAAGGCAATTATAGAAATTGTAGATTTTTCTTCAACCCCTAAATGTCGTTGTACACGTAGCTGTCGTAAACATGGAAGTTCCCGAATATAAACTTGCCAAACATCAACTATAGCTGAAGGAAGTGGTTCATCCCAGCCTATTTTAAGAAGGTGTAATTGTTGTATAATTAGTTTAGCGTAAAGTATGACTGGAGCTATTAGTCCTAGGACGTCAAATTGTCGTGCTATAAGTGACAAAATATTACGTTTAGTCACATGGTTATTATGGTTAATTGAAACTGCGTACGTAAACTCATCAGTGGTTGGAGACCATTGTAAATCaagaacttttaaattattttctgaaccatcaaaatctatttttccTAATTGATTATCAGAAGAtgataaattttcaataagCTCCGATGTATTGCTGGCCCATTTAACAAGTTCGAAACCCCCAAGTCTAACAAGCTCTCGAAGTTCTTCGCAAAGTTTTAACCCAAAAGGCAAGGAGGGCacagagtaacaaacatcatCAACGTACGtgttattttcaattataggaATAGCGTTCGGAAAACGTACTTTTTCATCATAGCACAGCTGGCGTAACACCCTCATTGCAAGGTAAGGACTACAGCGTAAACCGAAACAAACACGATTGAACTGGTAAACATGAAGCGGTGAAGTTGAATTAAAgcgaaacaaaatttttaaatatttacggtCATTTTCCGAAACGCACACTTGTAAgtacatttgttttatgtcCGCAATAAAGGCAAATTTATACAAGCGAAAgtctaacaaaatattaaatagatcaCTTTGCAGACTATCTCCAGTATACAATATATCATTCAAAGATAAACCAGAAGATGTTTTTGCACTAGCGTCCATCACCATGCGCCATCTCGTGGAGGTCTTATCCAACCTCGCAACTGCATGATGTGGAATATAATAaccttgatttttattatcattttccACTAATGAAATGTAACCCTTATTGAtgtattctttaataattgcATCATATTCCAAACGAAGTTCCTTTGATGCTGACATTTTACGctcaagaaaataaaatcgttGTTTAGCCATATCATATGAGTCTCCTAAAACGGCTGGATTCTCTGAAAAAGGTAACATCACTGTATAGCGACCAGTGGAATCGCGAGAAAcagtatttgtaaatatgcgTTCATTCTTAATAGCGTCTGGACTCAAAGGGACAGAACATTGCACCTCTTCTAAATGCCAAAACTTTTGAATTAAACTTTCTAACTGCGGCTGTTCAACTAAAGAACATAACGAAATAGCGGTACAACTGTTATAGTTATTGGTGCAATCAGAACCTAATAAGAGAACGTTTCCGATGATAATGTACCCGAATATTGTTTCGAAAGCGGTAGGAGTGCCAGGTGCGCCAGTAACACGGCCTGACAACATTATTTCGGCGTATTGCGGTGCACCAATAAGTATATCAACCTCTGa from Pieris napi chromosome 3, ilPieNapi1.2, whole genome shotgun sequence includes these protein-coding regions:
- the LOC125063738 gene encoding methionyl-tRNA formyltransferase, mitochondrial, with protein sequence MTIKIANLTLQKTKSLFFKEKCTQLRKFCIRAPYNVLFFGSDVIGLNSLRKINYLRKSETIIKRLDLVTANSSKNKSIIEKFAEKEDIRVLTWPNLNIHEAEYDIGLIVAFGHLIKKDVLDKFPLGMVNVHPSLLPRWRGAAPIIHTLLHGDEVAGVSLMKIKADKFDVR
- the LOC125063441 gene encoding opsin, ultraviolet-sensitive-like, which gives rise to MMQITKIILILIPIIVPCDNSVTNELDIKCIKKSVLSKVYCNNLVRYVENFKLWKKRKRLTSMFDELKIRIKRRAMDYEYVLDVKSTPVARGELRSSSDILVTFKRNWPLALWRRYLFTDDYLLLINPHWLKFGPPEPAMQYLLGGLYVTMAVVGCSGNAVVIIMYFRCRSLRTPGNILVANLALSDFIMLAKTPIFIFNSFNLGPALGKTGCVFYGFVGGLSGTTSIATLTAIALDRYWAVVYPLQPLRALTAIRARLFAIGAWIYAAIFSIIPALDIGYGHYVPEGFLTSCSFDYLTDELPPRYFIFVFFCAAWFFPLCIICFCYTRILRIVVGTRNMNNKNQEEKMSSRHVKEQTKRKAEIKLAGLVIAVIALFFISWTPYAIVTLLGIFGQKDVLTPGVSMIPALFCKTAACIDPFIYIITHPKFRKELQKMLFKDKSRRMTGTFKSVAYSMETTKVNRISRDLSDTDVEVIEMKDIPYHNDANGDHIKTVSSKVSKRQDSLKSEGGVSMKSIEAGVVSPPSWYTKPQFSRARSFSRISNKSSC